AGCGTTACGCCTGAACAGAAGCGTTCAGCATGAGGAGGTCATATGTGACAAGAATGCCGCCGGGGCAGCTGAACCGGGACTCATAGGCCTGAAACATTTCAGCGAATAAACGGCGCTGTCCGAGCCCGGGTGAATGGGAGGCTTCCGTTGCGCTGGCTCCAACCGCTTTGACTGAATGAAGAAAATCCCTGACGGTCGGGTAGCTTTCGGTACGGGCGATTCGCTCGAGCCGTCCTTGCCCGAATCCGGCTTCTTCGAGAAGCGAGAGCCATTCTTCCGGCGGCCGAAGGGATAGTCCGTGGTGCAGCGGTGTTAAACCCTTCGAGAGATAAACCTCTTCGAAGGCGGAGTGCAGTTCGCGAAAGGTTTGAGGCCCGAACGTCGTGAATGCCAGAATCCCGCCCGGACGCAGCAGCCGTTTGAGCTCGCGAAGCGTCTCCCCGGGACGGACAAACCATTGGAAGCAGGCGCTTGACACTATCAGGTCGAAAGAACCGGAAGCCGCTGCGGCCGCCCAGGACTCCGCGTCGGAAAGCACGAAATCGATATGCGTAACGCCCGGAATATGAGGGGCGGCGTGTATGGAGCGGGCATTGCTTGTCTCGTCAACCCGGCGTTTTGCCGCATCCAGCATGGCGGGCGCCGCATCGAGCGCTGTAATATTGCCGGCAGGCCAAGCCGCTCGCAGCTTTTCGGTCAATGCCCCTGTACCGCAGCCGATTTCCAGGATGTCGACATTCGATTTATCACGCAGGTCAGGGTGACGGTTTACGAATTCCGCGAGCGATTGCGCCATTGCTCGCTGCACATTGGCATGGGTATCGTAAGCGCCCGCAGCGCTTCGGTTAAACTGACGTCGAATAAGCTCAAGTCTGCTGCTCATGCCACCATCTCCTGACTGCCTCGGCGGTTTCCGTTTCCCGCCCCAGAAAAGGGGCGTGGCCGCATTGCTTGGCGGCGATTAGCGACGCCTTCGGAAGTGTGTTGTGCAGCTCCCGCGCGGCGCCGAAAGGACAAACTGTGTCGTCCCTACCATGGACGATTAGCGCCGGACAGGCGATTCCGGGAAGCAGCGGGCTGCAGTCCTCGCGGCGAAGGACATCAAGCCCAGCCAGCATCGCATCGTCCGGCCAGCTGCCGGCAGGAGGGAGCAGTCTGTCGATCCCTCGCCCCAGCTCGCCCGCTGTAAAGAGGCCTTCCCGGAATTTGAGCTCGACCGGTGTGCGGTCCCGCTTGATAGCTGAGGCCATCTGCCGGACATAAGCATCGGGCCAGCCCTTGTCGGTTTCGCCCCGGG
This is a stretch of genomic DNA from Paenibacillus sp. sptzw28. It encodes these proteins:
- the bioC gene encoding malonyl-ACP O-methyltransferase BioC, translating into MSSRLELIRRQFNRSAAGAYDTHANVQRAMAQSLAEFVNRHPDLRDKSNVDILEIGCGTGALTEKLRAAWPAGNITALDAAPAMLDAAKRRVDETSNARSIHAAPHIPGVTHIDFVLSDAESWAAAAASGSFDLIVSSACFQWFVRPGETLRELKRLLRPGGILAFTTFGPQTFRELHSAFEEVYLSKGLTPLHHGLSLRPPEEWLSLLEEAGFGQGRLERIARTESYPTVRDFLHSVKAVGASATEASHSPGLGQRRLFAEMFQAYESRFSCPGGILVTYDLLMLNASVQA
- a CDS encoding alpha/beta hydrolase, whose amino-acid sequence is MTAGGTILWLSGWSFGDAVFEPLRSRLPEWRHIAGHYYEAATAEQMYARAAEALLCARREASGGPLLVAGWSLGGLLALRLAGESGADGLVLLGATSRFVRPRGETDKGWPDAYVRQMASAIKRDRTPVELKFREGLFTAGELGRGIDRLLPPAGSWPDDAMLAGLDVLRREDCSPLLPGIACPALIVHGRDDTVCPFGAARELHNTLPKASLIAAKQCGHAPFLGRETETAEAVRRWWHEQQT